The proteins below come from a single Tribolium castaneum strain GA2 chromosome 9, icTriCast1.1, whole genome shotgun sequence genomic window:
- the LOC656932 gene encoding mucin-2 isoform X4 produces MKFCYLLFFICLLSVDAQRRSVKSELLSENEPQPKTARRGRARFTLTSESPQVDEPKRSETSSRRLSSRRRPSETHVATPVKIAKSYEVEEIVDEAPLEALRRPKSKLFAETPIESFRKPSNSKLYTEAKFEETPVESVRRPSSKLYNEPKFEETPVESVRRPSAKLYTEAKFHETSERRPVKSRVLTETKFEAQNAPSSNALFQPSTTENLDEIIKSIGDVLDTTSSSVPLSSTLSSSSLESLSSELTSEVTKIDNDISRTQPETTTPITSRTTRRSNGRSRSNVAASPTVASRVRSRTRATRRPEEPSPAPTAGRTVHRGARRRNEPPSVESRTRGPPVIQAAETMEAPTRSRNGRRTPGTAARKNEEVTVPEKVTLDLPQSRRLGSRKSVETTTFRSRSRTRSRDIPPIIDEQKLEVLPLFERESKTVRPLRSGNSRRRNINSAEEVETSATENDIKVGPKPPKETVVVETRTESTIKRRKIISKVSRRSTTTSKPTVQTSKTTVQTPKSTIVTRKPVVKESVISEVSEVTSKRTVSRQNKAARTKTESPKFVQRGTKKSEINLTNVKSKSSVTSSEEEIDDSDNYPEQFKALLQAKKQKKESRSQHRLVTAAPAVTKTTEKVVNSSPSSTTQVIASEASRQQLEESENELVPRKVQPGRRFTQTTEKATRPTRKSKVARSTTVAPSTSTKEHRFHAKFNTEPEATTSSPVKSGRSLSPKPPRGLYSSRKTKESYTKNKSPSGQIPTPKKSNRYSSRYRNDAAARGAIRTSTNAPAYLPTIPTITPPTTSVKSSYRDKDLGVEVISFDDPVNTVPSANLVSGEYLASSTESHLTSPLVAASQTKTTEKPFSIIESIINSITAISTTEKPDPTKLTFSTDDPTQASAILKLATKKPTKLDKTQTTQLIPVVTVTSEKPTTIIERILSSLSAIQADNNTDTKNFKSKQVGSNFNTISSPSTTPITRVTKSTLSAQYSTTVNPLTVLDEISNEQILQKRTIGKLLALLNTLTSTTPRSHPTQLVVVTPKATNYVVGTRVIPTSATATSTTIEPILSSTVTTTTTTEPTTTSTTTAPTTTTTTTSNQLFTSPSPSGASISSRVKPPESTTMRYTTTPTYTTLSTLMPPTTTMSSITTPSRTEAVPTTMTPKDISNEIGALPLSFETGGSTTPSTTTDSSLSVGTTEPFDTDTDFVFPSTIPALVNFEVSPGSVSIFSANDLSNVITPEDGPSTTVTIPGRTNLPETVITTQTSTEVTTPVQTTTPIPNSADSNAKTQTSVTLNSRIASTDPSTTPMSTTVPSATEAPTTTTQNPTTTDGSTTTMAATNTSSQDISSNVIDTTGPPEKSNTSTVIPPTNITSRTSGRSGRLLNVVQDSVQNSIENTTSVDKDYYIFAVLNNNTVLRKRPSRFPNKETPFLIVGVYPNNTIVRKFPNGTLVPMEPVIRVSGFDTRENPPPLPEITSNQVTPDQGSRPDNKNLQTVEQNTIPPVEANPLSISTVNIPPTTGTTPSSTVPTAQANPLSVSSSSSTSTTESSTSTSTSTSSPPPVSTTSATTTSSTTSAATLPTLTEILTGRTGKAFNSIINISDLTKVETLKVDPKTNRVLNADEFKNKTGVIYRWKPVTSSTYMFQTDLTSTTLPSPTLSNRILDNPTTMPPMTSMRFTTMPPMTSMRFTTMPPMTLPASIRLTTTPTTTMAPTTTPFFTTTTMPPTTTPMQTRRQTTIPPFTQPVTSSFQTTTGFPTSTYFPQFLTTLFSTIRPRRVSATESPITIVTPISNRIQPVTSPRVDISTNVFDLTTAGSTRRPTTVDLTTGTTRRIATTTVPTTVPFTVPISTTVRSRRRSTTTTTTLPTTTTILTTTTPPTTRATSQRSARRSTTTEATTTTTNATKKLRQLTEQQKKDLEAIAQLEQEQAAILRQLAFLTNLNIGGNMRTTTDRTDLAKRIVALAVERDKDRPKPITTTPLPEVSTPESKREAKKISVSSDQSLEEIVKQFNIVTPSPITTEYGKSNDAIIAALLKEQGIGPTTPKVLEDVYSHTTTTTKRPKTTTRPPGPLMQSLNWLLNVLAPQPTTTTTTKRPKPKTKTKSKPKPKPKPEPKPDEILTHQPTHITPVVTAAPRRNLVSSLSQQDIQKLIRQLENIQKDPTNSQELDFSQIKSLQALLNSDEGVQVTSSGSTGATSRPNTTPLTTAKRRNKGRVAKSTTAEPLSVSNSIADDEEFVSTTTTRSRVSLPPVRLRPVPGIEDGDTLVRGQLITAAVNVTRAISSFLGTALQDAAQQVSRLFANGSANFKDYLGSSSVLANASNFSAASRV; encoded by the exons atgaaattttgttatttgcttTTCTTCATCTGTCTTCTTAGTGTGGACGCGCAGAGAAGATCGGTG AAGTCTGAATTACTATCCGAAAATGAACCGCAACCAAAAACTGCAAGACGAGGACGAGCTAGATTTACTCTAACTTCGGAAAGTCCTCAAGTCGATGAACCAAAACGATCAGAAACATCTAGTCGGCGGTTAAGTTCACGCAGACGACCATCAGAGACTCATGTAGCAACTCCAGTTAAGATAGCTAAAAGTTACGAAGTTGAAGAAATCGTTGACGAAGCACCTTTAGAAGCACTACGAAGgcctaaatcgaaattatttgcTGAAACTCCAATTGAATCATTTAGAAAACCTAGCAATTCAAAGTTGTACACTGAGGCTAAATTTGAGGAAACTCCAGTCGAATCAGTCCGCAGACCTAGCTCAAAATTATACAATGAACCGAAATTTGAAGAAACTCCAGTCGAATCAGTCCGGAGACCTAGCGCAAAATTATACACTGAAGCCAAGTTTCACGAAACTTCAGAAAGACGACCCGTCAAATCAAGGGTTTTAACAGAAACTAAATTCGAAGCGCAAAATGCGCCCTCTTCCAATGCATTGTTTCAACCATCAACTACCGAAAATTTGGACGAAATAATCAAAAGTATCGGAGATGTTTTAGACACTACTTCCTCCTCAGTGCCCTTATCTTCGACTCTTTCCTCCTCCAGTTTAGAATCATTATCATCTGAACTGACAAGTGAGGTAACGAAAATTGATAATGACATCAGTCGGACTCAACCTGAAACTACTACTCCCATAACTTCAAGAACCACAAGACGGAGTAACGGACGAAGTAGAAGTAACGTAGCAGCAAGTCCTACTGTTGCGTCCCGAGTTCGTTCAAGAACTAGAGCTACCAGAAGGCCAGAAGAGCCAAGTCCTGCTCCTACTGCTGGTAGAACGGTTCATAGAGGAGCAAGACGTCGAAATGAACCGCCTTCTGTTGAGTCTAGAACGAGAGGACCTCCAGTAATTCAAGCTGCTGAAACAATGGAAGCACCAACACGATCGCGGAACGGTAGAAGAACTCCTGGAACAGCTGCTAGAAAAAATGAAGAGGTTACAGTACCGGAAAAAGTAACCCTCGACCTCCCACAATCTCGTAGATTGGGTAGTAGAAAAAGTGTCGAAACGACAACATTTAGAAGTCGGTCTAGAACACGTTCCAGGGACATTCCCCCAATTATAGACGAACAAAAATTAGAAGTTTTACCTCTCTTTGAACGAGAGAGTAAAACCGTACGACCTTTGAGGAGTGGTAATTCAAGACGTCGTAACATAAATTCAGCCGAAGAAGTTGAAACCAGTGCCACAGAAAATGACATTAAAGTTGGCCCAAAACCACCGAAAGAAACCGTGGTTGTTGAAACTCGAACGGAATCCACAATCAAGcgaagaaaaattattagtaaaGTATCTCGTAGATCAACAACAACAAGTAAACCAACAGTGCAGACAAGTAAAACTACAGTTCAGACTCCCAAATCGACAATCGTGACTCGAAAACCTGTAGTGAAAGAATCTGTGATTTCTGAAGTATCGGAAGTTACTTCAAAACGCACTGTGTCTAGACAAAATAAAGCAGCGAGGACTAAAACCGAAAGTCCTAAATTTGTCCAAAGAGGAACAAAAAAGTCTGAGATTAATTTGACAAACGTGAAAAGTAAATCAAGTGTGACAAGCTCAGAGGAAGAGATCGATGATTCTGATAATTACCCTGAACAATTCAAAGCATTGTTGCAAGCTAAGAAACAGAAAAAA GAGTCAAGGTCGCAACATCGTCTTGTAACTGCGGCTCCGGCAGTCACGAAGACAACAGAGAAGGTCGTGAACTCTTCTCCGAGCTCCACAACGCAAGTCATCGCATCGGAAGCAAGCCGCCag CAGCTGGAAGAATCCGAAAATGAGTTAGTCCCCCGCAAAGTGCAGCCAGGACGCCGGTTTACTCAAACCACCGAAAAAGCCACTAGGCCAACGAGAAAAAGCAAAGTTGCTCGCTCGACCACTGTTGCGCCATCAACATCCACAAAAGAGCACAGATTCCATGCTAAATTTAACACCGAACCAGAAGCCACGACTAGTAGTCCAGTGAAATCGGGGAGGAGTCTGTCGCCGAAACCTCCTCGTGGACTGTATAGCAGCAGAAAAACGAAGGAAAGTTacacgaaaaataaaagtccATCAGGACAG ATTCCGACGCCGAAAAAATCGAATCGATACAGTTCGAGATATCGCAACGACGCCGCTGCGAGAGGTGCTATTCGGACCAGCACCAATGCCCCAGCTTACCTGCCCACCATACCCACTATCACTCCACCGACAACTTCG GTAAAATCGTCGTACCGAGATAAAGATTTGGGAGTGGAGGTAATCAGTTTCGATGACCCTGTGAATACGGTCCCTTCAGCAAATCTAGTTAGCGGAGAATACCTCGCTTCCTCGACTGAAAGTCACCTAACTAGTCCCTTG GTAGCGGCATCCCAAACCAAGACCACCGAAAAACCCTTTTCAATTATCGAGAGTATAATAAATTCCATTACTGCTATTTCTACCACCGAAAAACCCGACCCGACAAAACTAACTTTTTCGACCGATGATCCGACACAAGCATCcgctattttaaaactggcGACCAAAAAACCGACAAAACTTGACAAGACACAAACCACCCAATTAATTCCTGTTGTGACAGTGACTAGTGAAAAACCCACAACCATCATCGAAAGAATTCTCAGTTCTTTGTCAGCAATTCAGGCTGATAACAACACGgacactaaaaatttcaaatcgaAGCAAGTAGGtagcaattttaatacaattagTTCTCCGTCCACCACACCTATCACTAGAGTGACTAAATCTACGCTTTCTGCACAATACAGCACCACTGTGAATCCTTTGACTGTATTAGATGAGATTTCAAATgaacaaattttgcaaaaacgcaCCATAGGTAAATTGTTAGCTCTTCTCAATACTTTAACTTCGACGACGCCACGCTCACATCCCACACAATTAGTTGTTGTTACGCCGAAAGCCACAAACTATGTAGTTGGTACTAGAGTTATACCCACATCGGCCACTGCTACATCAACAACTATCGAACCTATATTAAGCTCGACTGTTACAACCACCACTACAACTGAACCTACGACAACCTCCACCACAACAGCACCTACAACAACAACTACAACCACTTCTAATCAACTTTTCACTTCGCCGAGTCCAAGTGGCGCGTCTATAAGCTCAAGAGTAAAACCGCCAGAATCGACCACAATGAGATACACAACAACACCAACATATACCACACTGTCTACACTAATGCCGCCTACGACCACAATGAGCTCGATCACTACACCTTCTCGAACTGAAGCAGTTCCGACAACAATGACACCTAAAGATATTTCCAATGAAATTGGAGCTCTTCCTCTTTCTTTCGAAACGGGTGGTAGTACCACGCCGTCTACTACTACTGATTCGTCTTTATCAGTCGGTACTACCGAACCATTCGATACTGATACCGATTTTGTGTTTCCTTCAACAATACCAGCATTAGTTAATTTCGAAGTAAGTCCAGGCAGCGTGTCTATCTTCTCTGCTAATGATTTGTCTAATGTAATAACACCAGAAGATGGTCCTAGTACCACAGTAACTATTCCAGGCAGAACTAATCTTCCAGAAACTGTCATAACAACTCAAACGAGTACTGAAGTCACAACTCCTGTTCAAACTACTACTCCTATTCCCAATTCTGCTGATAGTAACGCCAAAACGCAAACTAGTGTCACTTTAAATAGTCGTATCGCTTCAACTGATCCTAGTACTACTCCCATGAGTACAACAGTTCCTAGTGCCACAGAGGCACCGACTACTACGACGCAGAATCCGACTACCACTGATGGTAGTACTACCACAATGGCTGCCACTAATACTTCATCTCAAGACATTTCGTCTAACGTTATCGATACGACGGGTCCTCCCGAGAAATCTAATACTAGCACTGTCATTCCTCCGACTAATATAACCTCGAGAACTTCGGGTCGTTCCGGCCGCCTTTTGAACGTAGTTCAAGACTCTGTGCAAAATTCCATCGAAAATACGACCAGTGTAGACAAAGATTACTACATTTTTGCCGTGTTAAATAACAATACTGTCTTGCGTAAACGACCAAGTAGATTCCCAAATAAAGAAACACCTTTCCTTATTGTCGGTGTGTACCCTAACAACACCATAGTGAGAAAATTCCCCAATGGTACCCTTGTTCCAATGGAACCTGTTATAAGGGTAAGCGGATTCGATACACGCGAAAACCCTCCACCCTTACCGGAAATAACCAGTAACCAAGTAACCCCCGACCAAGGCAGCCGACcggataataaaaatcttCAAACG GTTGAACAAAATACAATCCCACCTGTTGAGGCAAACCCATTGTCTATAAGTACTGTTAATATTCCACCAACCACCGGAACTACACCTAGTAGTACCGTCCCTACAGCTCAAGCAAACCCATTATCAgttagtagtagtagtagtaccAGCACAACTGAAAGTAGCACTTCTACAAGCACTAGTACTAGTAGTCCTCCGCCTGTTTCTACGACTTCCGCTACTACAACATCTAGCACAACTTCCGCTGCAACTCTGCCAACTCTGACGGAAATTTTAACGGGAAGAACAGGAAAAGCTTTCAATAGTATCATAAATATCTCCGATCTAACTAAAGTCGAGACGCTTAAGGTCGATCCGAAG ACGAATCGGGTTTTAAATGCCGACgagttcaaaaataaaactggtgTTATTTATCGTTGGAAACCGGTGACAAGCTCCACATACATGTTTCAG ACCGATCTTACGTCGACCACTCTTCCGTCGCCAACCCTCTCAAACCGAATTTTAGACAATCCGACAACTATGCCTCCAATGACTTCAATGCGATTTACAACAATGCCTCCAATGACTTCAATGCGATTTACAACAATGCCTCCAATGACTTTACCAGCTTCAATTCGCTTAACAACAACTCCTACAACAACAATGGCCCCCACAACAACTCCATTCttcacaacaacaacaatgcCACCTACTACAACACCAATGCAAACGAGAAGACAAACAACGATACCACCTTTCACGCAACCTGTAACTAGTTCATTCCAAACAACTACAGGTTTTCCGACTAGTACCTACTTCCCACAATTTTTGACCACGCTGTTCTCAACTATCCGCCCACGAAGAGTTTCAGCAACTGAATCACCAATTACAATTGTGACACCAATTTCAAACAGAATACAACCTGTCACAAGCCCAAGAGTTGATATAAGTACCAATGTGTTTGATTTAACTACGGCTGGAAGTACTAGACGACCGACTACAGTTGATTTAACAACTGGTACTACTCGGAGAATTGCTACAACAACAGTGCCCACAACTGTGCCTTTTACGGTACCTATTAGTACTACAGTTAGAAGTAGGAGACGAAGTACTACCACTACTACAACTCTACCAACAACTACCACAATTCTCACTACGACAACTCCACCAACTACGAGAGCTACAAGTCAGAGAAGTGCTAGACGTAGTACTACCACCGAAGCAACAACTACTACTACAAATGCTACGAAAAAACTTAGACAGTTGACGGAACAACAAAAGAAAGATTTGGAAGCCATAGCGCAACTTGAACAAGAACAAGCGGCAATCCTTCGACAACTTGCATTCCTTACTAACCTG AATATTGGCGGTAATATGAGGACCACAACAGATAGAACTGATTTGGCTAAAagg aTTGTTGCTTTGGCAGTTGAACGAGATAAGGACCGTCCAAAACCAATAACAACGACACCCCTCCCCGAAGTATCAACCCCTGAATCAAAACGCGAAGCCAAAAAAATCAGCGTTTCCAGCGACCAATCACTTGAAGAAATAGTGAAACAATTTAATATCGTAACCCCTTCACCAATCACCACAGAATACGGTAAAAGCAACGACGCAATCATCGCTGCTCTGCTTAAAGAACAAGGAATTGGTCCAACAACCCCTAAAGTTCTCGAAGACGTATACAgtcacacaacaacaacaaccaaACGTCCCAAAACCACAACACGTCCACCAGGCCCTCTCATGCAAAGCTTGAACTGGCTACTCAACGTTCTTGCCCCTCAACCCACCACAACAACCACCACCAAAAGACCAAAACCGAAAACGAAAACCAAATCAAAACCTAAACCCAAACCTAAACCCGAACCAAAACCCGACGAAATACTAACCCACCAACCCACACACATCACACCTGTGGTCACAGCAGCCCCGCGCCGGAACCTCGTCAGTTCACTGTCACAGCAAGACATTCAGAAATTAATCCGCCAGCTGGAAAACATCCAAAAGGACCCGACAAACTCACAAGAGCTTGACTTTTCGCAAATTAAGAGTCTCCAAGCGCTGCTTAACTCAGACGAAGGGGTGCAAGTAACGTCTTCGGGAAGCACAGGAGCCACTTCACGGCCTAACACAACCCCTCTCACCACCGCAAAACGCAGGAATAAAGGCCGGGTGGCCAAATCGACAACAGCTGAGCCTCTGAGTGTTAGTAATAGTATCGCTGATGACGAGGAATTTGTTTCGACGACTACGACTAGGTCCAGGGTTTCGCTACCGCCTGTCAGACTACGACCTGTTCCAGGGATTGAGGATGGGGATACTTTGGTTCGAGGGCAATTGATTACAGCAGCAGTGAACGTCACAAGGGCTATTTCCTCGTTCCTGGGAACGGCTTTGCAG GATGCTGCTCAACAAGTTTCGAGACTATTTGCAAACGGGTCTGCAAATTTCAAAGATTATTTGGGTTCTAGTTCGGTTTTAGCGAACGCTTCGAATTTTTCCGCGGCTAGTAGAGTTTAG